From the genome of Naumovozyma castellii chromosome 7, complete genome:
AAAAGGAGATAAGATATTAGTTAAATCGTCCATTAgaacaaaatcttcttcatcgaaAAACACTCCCAGGGATGGCTCCCGATTTAACTCCATCAAGACAGGTTTCAACTCTCGTAACCTGAGCACAACATCTAACGCTGATTGCcatcttgtttttgaatatgtttTGATGGCCAAAGGTTCCTctccattcatttttccaaaCTCAACGCATAGTTCTCGGTATAGTAGTTGATTAACACTGcttgatttaatattaagagCAAGctgattatttttcttcagaataATGTCACCAGTTATAAAGCTAAAAATGCCACCAATATCGGcagattctgaagaaagttggctgttatttgatagaagatattcagtaaagatatcttgtttaaaatttcattccttGACCCATCAGAATTCAACTGATATTCATTGCAGCTAACTCTANNNNNNNNNNAGCATGCATACTCCGTTCTTGGCACATATATCACTATGACAACCCGCATTAGCAATCTTGGCATCTCGTAGCACCTGGCAACCAATACCTAATTCAAACAAAACAATActtttatcattaaattaataTACAGATACAAACCTCTAGCGAGGACACTTTGAATACACATAATACATAGCTCCCACCACCTGGTACAGCCTCCGCCCCTGATCTCTCTCAAATTGAACACTCAACGTCATCAACCGCAGCCAATGACTGAAACACTCCACTCGTGGCAGCTGGAAGAACTGGCCGTAGACAATCTGCATAAACGGAGCATTATGGAAGATGGCTAGCTGCATCATGAGATACTGGAACACTGGCACCTTGACTGCAGGAGCCTTTCTTGGCACACCACGACCAACATACATGAACCTCGACTTATAATCATCTTTGGTGCTATAACGATCATNNNNNNNNNNGTGCAGGTATCATTAGAAAGCAATTCGCAAGAGACAAAGGAGATAAGATATTAGTTAATCGTCCATTAgaacaaaatcttcttcatcgaaAAACACTCCCAGGGATGGCTCCCGATTTAACTCCATCAAGACAGGTTTCAACTCTCGTAACCTGAGCACAACATCTAACGCTGATTGCcatcttgtttttgaatatgtttTGATGGCCAAAGGTTCCTctccattcatttttccaaaCTCAACGCATAGTTCTCGGTATAGTAGTTGATTAACACTGCTTGATTTAATAGCATGAGCAAGctgattatttttcttcagaataATGTCACCAGTTATAAAGCTAAAAATGCCACCAATATCGGcagattctgaagaaatttggctgttatttgatagaagatattcagtaaagatatcttgttttaaaatttcattccttGACCCATCAGAATTCAactgatatttcattgCAGCTAactctaataattttgatttaagCTCAGAATCTACAAATCCCAAACTGTCCTCTTCGACCATATCAAACATGGTACTATTCATAATGTTAGCACTATGTAGTAAACAAGGTACATGGCCAAGAAAACGAGTCCCTAACAGGCCAGTTCTTGAGAGTTCTTTCGGTACCTTTAGCATATTGGCAGCATTATCAGTTGACATACCTACAGTTACTGTTCTCAAACCATCAAActtattaaaaatttcgCCAAGTTGCTGACTTATATCGATTGTTTTGTGAGAATCAGACCTGTCCATCTTCACTAGA
Proteins encoded in this window:
- the NCAS0G04260 gene encoding uncharacterized protein; this translates as MYVGRGVPRKAPAVKVPVFQYLMMQLAIFHNAPFMQIVYGQFFQLPRVECFSHWLRLMTLSVQFERDQGRRLYQVVGAMYYVYSKCPR